Part of the Danio rerio strain Tuebingen ecotype United States chromosome 12, GRCz12tu, whole genome shotgun sequence genome, CTGCACATTAGTGCTTCGGGCGACCTTTAAACACATCCACACACCGATGTGACGATAAATGAACAGATGTAAAGCATAATGACCCAGCGCGGAGCTCGCCGTGTCTGAGCGCTCGTCTCTCTCCTCCGCTGTCACTGTGATCAGCCCTGTCGCAGCTCAAACCGCACTAATACTGCCGGAGTGTTCGATGTGATCAATTAATCAATGTTATGGCACGACAACGGCTCGGTTTCTAAGTACGGCATGTAGGAGAGTATTAAAAAGCTGTGTGGAACGCTTGTTATACGTCGACCgcgtggcctaatggataaggcgtCTGACTTCGGATCAGAAGATTGAGGGTTCGAGTCCCTTCGTGGTCGTAGTTTTATTTACTGAAATTAAACATGTGGATGCACATCTGGAAAGCGCGATAAATAAAGCAGAAACTAAATATAAAGTGAGCAGCGCAAGAATGCATCCGCGCCGGTGTGCTCGACTCCTCTGCGGAAACAGCGCTTATATATTAGCGGAGCCGCCATAGTTCATAGACAgcagcagagtggcgcagcggaagcgtgctgggcccataacccagaggtcgatggatcgaaaccatcctctgctagctttattgaaatgtttttgcaAAGTGCTTCATGTCATTGCAAACGGCCAGTGAAGAGAGGCAGAACTCCTCTACAGTCATAATGACACAGTCAGACATTTCCAGCCATTCCTCTAATTCTGCTGTATGATTTACACATCAGTGAAGAGAGAATCCCCCATTAgtcagtatatacacacacacacacacacacacacacacagacagagaggcAGCTCgtgatttaatattttattgaactCCAGATCAGATGCTGCTGGTCAGTCGAAGTCTGGTCGCCTCGCTCGCTTAGTAGCAGAGTGGATCTTCTTCTGCTTGAGTCTTTCCAGATTCCTCTTATTTAACCTGGAGAGAATGAGGACGGGCGGAGAGAGTGAGGACGCAAtattcacgtgtgtgtgtgtgtgtgtgtgtatttacatgctCTACTAGTCTGTTTCTCTCAcctctctctgtatgtgtgtctgtctttctgtctctgtgtgtgtgtgtgtgtgtgtatatatacatatatctgtgTATGTTTCTCTCTCTGTacatctctctgtgtgtgtgtgtgtgtgtgtggtcacctgTTCTTCCACAGCTCCTGGTCCTCCGGGCTTGGCTCCGCCTCCTGCTGCTCCGCCTCCTGGATCAGCGCTGTGAGCTTCTGCACACACTCCTGCAGGTTCCTCCGCTGGCTGCGGCTGATCTCTGAGCGCACAAACAGCTCTCCGGCTTTGTTAATGCGCGACTGGTGCTGCAGCGGACAGTATGTTACAGCAGTAAAGAGagacactctctcacacacacacacacacacacacacacacacacacacacacacacacacacacacacacacacacacacacacacacacacacacacagctcttacCTTCAGCAGAATCTGGCTCTTCAGGGTCTCTGGAAGCCAGTCCGCCGTCTGCACGTGGAAACGCACCTCTGCTTTTGTGTTGACTGAGCAccagaataaacacattaaacacacactgaacacacactaaACAGTGGACACTGCATACACTGGCCATGTGTGAGAGATGATAAACACACCTGTCCTCCATCTACAGTCAGAGCTGTGTGTAGTAAAGTGTGTTCACAGTCGTATTGGGCTGATAGAAACACAGTGAGTGTcttatttttaatttcctgacgttaaattAGGACCCAAATCCCTCCTGTTCAGAGGCCGATCGCAACGTGACATAGAAGTGTGGTTTctccgcccactgaattgattgacagctgtatattaacatgtctccatagtaacacgTACAATCATGACAGGACgcgtgcaaagcaactgggattaaaagatctttagatgttattttaatttgttaggaaagacttattttcattggtgtgttggccaatttaaaggctaactGTGTACCTGGGcttatttagagtgctgagacgTTACGATGGTACAGAggacttgttttatttatttgttccaacttccaagtggccaaTCGTCTACGCTTGTTCCGAATAAATTCTGtttaaacatataaatgactcattcctGAAAAAAGGCAAGAGAACTGTGTGCCTGCACGtctgaataatgtcgggctgtaaacgggttcaggctttataaagctgtcaatcaaatcgtACCTGTCGGGTTCGGGCCTCATTTACATGGCCCGATTACATCTCTAATCAACAGTGAGTTTCACGAGTTCACAagttgtgtgtgtgaactttgtaacatcatagtgtgtgactcatcgttgcagaaaggcctgactcaactccacaacaaatccatcaaataatcattggggaaGTTCTGACTGTAGTGTTTCTCACagacgttacgtgagatctgcttccttcatgtctgtcactgtgctgcttatCTGACGCAGCAGGAGACTGAGGCACACTGactgtgggaacggtgggcggggagaactagctcatttgcattaaaggcacacgCCATAAAGACAGCTCCAGAGTGCTCAGAGCTGAAAACTTCAGTAGTGTGAAAGGTGTTTGAGCTGAAGcgttacagacacattctggacacACAAAAGATTTAAATCTTGACAAATGGGTagaataggtgccctttaaaagtttTGTGTGTGATTACGTAtgcctgttcacacacacacacacacacacacacacacacacacacacacacacacacacacacacacacacacacacacacacacacacacagacagacctgCTGACCTTTGTTGACGTGCTGACCGCCTGCTCCACTGCTGCGGCTGTAGGAGACCTTCAGTTTATCTGGAATAAGAAGAAgagctccagtgtgtgtgtgtgtgtgcgtgtgtatgtgtgtgtgtgtgtgtgtgtgtgtgtgcgtgttgaaCTGAAGCCGGGTTCCTCACCTACAGGGATGTGTGTGAGCTGCTGGTCCTGCAACAGAACCAAACTCGTgttatgatgatgaagatgatgaagtaTAATGCAGTCATTAATAATCAGCACAGCGCCGGTGTTTTCACCTGTGTGCTCCGCGCCGCGGCTCTGGCGGGGCAGAAACCGATCCCGGGCCGGTGCTGGATTCCCGCGGTGCCGCTGCTGAGCGCCGTTATTCCCGTTAATCTCCACCGGCACGCACACACCAGCGGGGAGAAACTGCACACTGCGGGCGCCGCCATGTTGGACGGAGATGCCTCACGTGATCTGCGAATGGGCGGTTACTTCAAAAAGGGTTTTATGAAATGGTCAGATTTATTCATGAAGTGTTAATTTGGCCGAAAGTGTTGTGTCCACACTGGCGTCTGATGCATCACGCTTCATTACTGACTTCAATACTGTTGATATTGATAAGAGTGTTGTTATAGTCAGCGCTGTGCTGTATGTACATCTGCTGCTGCAGTCCTGCTCATGGCCGCAGCTCATTCTGTCTGTACCGGCCTCAGATCACGGCGCTTTGTGGAATTTCTGAATGTATAAACCCGCTAAAAAGAGtcaccccagatgggactcgaacccacaatccctggcttaggaggccagtgccttatccattaggccactggggctGAGACGGTGACCATAGTGCGCAGATCCACACTTAAACACTGGCGGGAGCGGCGGCGCGCTTGCAGATGGGCTGTTATTCTGCTGTCGCCTGTCAGATCTGCCCGTCTGCTGTGTAGTCTGACTGAACCGTGTTTCTGTTCCAGCatagaaaacacacagacaaacacacacacacaccgaacacacacacacacacacacacacacacacaccgaacacacacAGCAGCAGCGCGTGACGGAGGGGAACTCTGCTACCTGCAGTTATTGTGTGTTTGTCTCTAACTCTGCTGCTGTTGTGCAGTGCTGCTCCGGCCTGCGCCTCCTCCAGCACCGGCTGTTGTTGATGAGCGGAGCGGCAGAGAGGCAGAGGCGGCTCTGTGCCAGCTTCATTTCCTGCTGGAGACGCTAGTTAGTGCTGCTAGTGAAGCTCAGTGACTAGCGTTAGCATTAGCCGCCAGCTCCAGGCTCCTCGCGGGAATGCCGTCCTCCAGCTAGGGGCTCATCCTTCACTCACACTCGCGGAGAAACAACGAACATCATGAACCTACTGCCGTCGAATCCACACGGTAACGGATTACTGTATGCCGGGTTTAACCAGGATCACGGTAAGATGTTTACAGTTAGCTTAACGGCTAACACCCTAAGCACACCGAGACCGTTATGAACCACGGCGGACACACATCGCTCACTCTACACCGTTAACACGCCCGCGGGGTTTGCAGATACCGGGATTAATGCTGTAGGTCAGCTGTGATCTGCTGAATCTGTGAACTTTACTGTGTTCTGCTTCTCGAGCTAACAGCTGGTTAGCATACAGACGATGAGGTCACGTGAGCGCTTCACTGTTATCTTCTGTTAGTTTGGGGTTTACACCGCTCACCTGTGCTCATCTTCATCTGCACTGAGCTAATCTGTCGGCTGTAGAGGCGAACACACGCCAGCAGTGGGTACATTAGTCTTATTAGCGGTTTATGAAGACTT contains:
- the mrpl58 gene encoding large ribosomal subunit protein mL62 produces the protein MAAPAVCSFSPLVCACRWRLTGITALSSGTAGIQHRPGIGFCPARAAARSTQDQQLTHIPVDKLKVSYSRSSGAGGQHVNKVNTKAEVRFHVQTADWLPETLKSQILLKHQSRINKAGELFVRSEISRSQRRNLQECVQKLTALIQEAEQQEAEPSPEDQELWKNRLNKRNLERLKQKKIHSATKRARRPDFD